In one Eulemur rufifrons isolate Redbay chromosome 14, OSU_ERuf_1, whole genome shotgun sequence genomic region, the following are encoded:
- the RHOT2 gene encoding mitochondrial Rho GTPase 2 isoform X1, which yields MRRDVRILLLGEAQVGKTSLILSLVGEEFPEEVPPRAEEITIPADVTPEKVPTHIVDYSEAEQTDEELQDEIHKANVVCVVYDVSEEATIEKIRTKWIPLVNGGTEKGPRVPIILVGNKSDLRPGSSVEAVLPIMNQFPEIETCVECSAKNLRNISELFYYAQKAVLHPTAPLYDPEAKQLRPACVQALTRIFRLSDQDLDQALSDEELNAFQKACFGHPLAPQALEDVKMVVRKNVAGGVRDDRLTLDGFLFLNTLFIQRGRHETTWTILRRFGYSDALELTADYLYPPLHVPPGCSTELNHLGHQFVQRVFEKHDQDRDGALSPAELQSLFSVFPAAPWGPELLGTVRSEAGRLPLHGYLCQWTLLTYLDVQRCLGHLGYLGYPTLCEDSQAQAITVTREKRLDQEKGQTQRSVLMCKVLGARGVGKSAFLQAFLGHRLGHQDAREPPVEPPSYAVNTVQVNGQEKYLILCEVGADSLLDASLDAACDVACLMFDGRDPESFSYCAGVYKRHYMDGQTPCLFLCSKADLPTGATTRGLSPAEFCRRHRLPTPIPFSCAGLDEPSTAIFTRLATMAAFPHLARAELRPTSFWLRGILGLVGAAVAAVLSFSLYRVLVKSR from the exons ATGAGGCGGGACGTGCGCATCCTGCTGCTGGGCGAGG CCCAGGTGGGGAAGACGTCGCTGATCCTGTCGCTGGTGGGCGAGGAGTTCCCCGAGGAG GTCCCTCCCCGGGCAGAGGAGATCACGATCCCCGCAGACGTCACCCCGGAGAAGGTGCCCACCCACATCGTGGATTACTCAG AAGCCGAACAGACTGACGAGGAGCTCCAGGACGAGATCCACAAG GCAAACGTGGTGTGTGTGGTGTACGATGTCTCCGAGGAGGCCACGATTGAGAAG ATCCGGACCAAGTGGATCCCGCTGGTGAATGGGGGGACCGAGAAGGGGCCCAG GGTGCCCATCATCTTGGTGGGCAACAAGTCAGATCTGCGGCCGGGGAGCTCCGTGGAAGCCGTGCTTCCCATCATGAACCAGTTCCCCGAGATCGAGACCTGTGTGGAG TGTTCAGCCAAGAACCTGAGGAACATCTCAGAGCTGTTCTACTATGCCCAGAAGGCCGTCCTGCACCCCACAGCACCGCTGTATGACCCTGAGGCCAAGCAG CTGAGGCCCGCGTGCGTCCAGGCCCTCACACGCATCTTCAGGCTCTCAGATCAGGACCTGGACCAGGCACTCAGCGATGAGGAGCTCAATGCCTTCCAG AAAGCCTGTTTCGGGCACCCGCTGGCCCCACAGGCACTGGAGGACGTGAAGATGGTGGTGCGCAAGAACGTGGCAGGCGGCGTGCGGGATGATCGGCTGACCCTGGACG GCTTCCTCTTCCTGAACACCCTCTTCATCCAGCGTGGCCGCCACGAGACCACGTGGACCATCCTGCGGCGCTTCGGCTACAGTGACGCCCTTGAGCTGACGGCCGACTACCTTTACCCGCC GCTCCATGTGCCCCCCGGCTGCAGCACCGAGCTCAACCACCTGGGCCACCAGTTTGTGCAGAGGGTGTTTGAGAAGCATGACCAG GACCGTGATGGCGCCCTGTCACCTGCGGAGCTGCAGAGCCTCTTCAGTGTGTTCCCAGCGGCGCCCTGGGGCCCCGAGCTCCTGGGCACGGTCCGCAGCGAGGCCGGCCGGCTACCGCTCCACGGGTACCTTTGCCAGTGGAC gcTGCTGACCTACCTGGATGTCCAGCGCTGCCTCGGGCACCTCGGCTATCTGGGCTACCCCACCCTCTGCGAGGACTCCCAGGCCCAGGCCATCACAG TGACCCGAGAGAAGAGGCTGGACCAGGAGAAGGGGCAGACGCAGCGCAGCGTCCTCATGTGCAAGGTGCTGGGCGCCCGCGGCGTGGGCAAGTCTGCCTTCCTGCAGGCCTTCCTCGGCCACCGCCTGGGG cacCAGGACGCCAGGGAGCCCCCTGTGGAGCCCCCCAGCTATGCCGTCAACACCGTGCAGGTCAACGGGCAGGAGAAGTACCTGATC CTGTGTGAGGTGGGTGCAGACAGCCTGCTGGACGCCTCCCTGGATGCTGCCTGTGACGTTGCCTGCCTGATGTTCGACGGCAGGGACCCAGAGTCCTTCTCGTACTGCGCTGGTGTCTACAAG CGCCATTACATGGACGGGCAGACgccctgcctcttcctctgctCCAAAGCCGACCTGCCCACAGGCGCCACAACGCGTGGCCTGTCACCAGCGGAGTTCTGCCGCAGGCACCGGCTGCCCACCCCCATCCCGTTCTCCTGCGCTGGCCTGGACGAGCCCAGCACTGCCATCTTCACCCGGCTCGCCACCATGGCTGCCTTCCC ACACCTGGCCCGAGCGGAGCTGCGTCCCACCTCCTTCTGGCTCCGGGGGATCCTGGGGCTTGTCGGGGCCGCTGTGGCCGCGGTGCTCAGCTTCTCGCTCTACAGGGTCCTGGTGAAGAGTCGATGA
- the RHOT2 gene encoding mitochondrial Rho GTPase 2 isoform X6, whose product MRRDVRILLLGEAQVGKTSLILSLVGEEFPEEVPPRAEEITIPADVTPEKVPTHIVDYSEAEQTDEELQDEIHKIRTKWIPLVNGGTEKGPRVPIILVGNKSDLRPGSSVEAVLPIMNQFPEIETCVECSAKNLRNISELFYYAQKAVLHPTAPLYDPEAKQKACFGHPLAPQALEDVKMVVRKNVAGGVRDDRLTLDGFLFLNTLFIQRGRHETTWTILRRFGYSDALELTADYLYPPLHVPPGCSTELNHLGHQFVQRVFEKHDQDRDGALSPAELQSLFSVFPAAPWGPELLGTVRSEAGRLPLHGYLCQWTLLTYLDVQRCLGHLGYLGYPTLCEDSQAQAITVTREKRLDQEKGQTQRSVLMCKVLGARGVGKSAFLQAFLGHRLGHQDAREPPVEPPSYAVNTVQVNGQEKYLILCEVGADSLLDASLDAACDVACLMFDGRDPESFSYCAGVYKRHYMDGQTPCLFLCSKADLPTGATTRGLSPAEFCRRHRLPTPIPFSCAGLDEPSTAIFTRLATMAAFPHLARAELRPTSFWLRGILGLVGAAVAAVLSFSLYRVLVKSR is encoded by the exons ATGAGGCGGGACGTGCGCATCCTGCTGCTGGGCGAGG CCCAGGTGGGGAAGACGTCGCTGATCCTGTCGCTGGTGGGCGAGGAGTTCCCCGAGGAG GTCCCTCCCCGGGCAGAGGAGATCACGATCCCCGCAGACGTCACCCCGGAGAAGGTGCCCACCCACATCGTGGATTACTCAG AAGCCGAACAGACTGACGAGGAGCTCCAGGACGAGATCCACAAG ATCCGGACCAAGTGGATCCCGCTGGTGAATGGGGGGACCGAGAAGGGGCCCAG GGTGCCCATCATCTTGGTGGGCAACAAGTCAGATCTGCGGCCGGGGAGCTCCGTGGAAGCCGTGCTTCCCATCATGAACCAGTTCCCCGAGATCGAGACCTGTGTGGAG TGTTCAGCCAAGAACCTGAGGAACATCTCAGAGCTGTTCTACTATGCCCAGAAGGCCGTCCTGCACCCCACAGCACCGCTGTATGACCCTGAGGCCAAGCAG AAAGCCTGTTTCGGGCACCCGCTGGCCCCACAGGCACTGGAGGACGTGAAGATGGTGGTGCGCAAGAACGTGGCAGGCGGCGTGCGGGATGATCGGCTGACCCTGGACG GCTTCCTCTTCCTGAACACCCTCTTCATCCAGCGTGGCCGCCACGAGACCACGTGGACCATCCTGCGGCGCTTCGGCTACAGTGACGCCCTTGAGCTGACGGCCGACTACCTTTACCCGCC GCTCCATGTGCCCCCCGGCTGCAGCACCGAGCTCAACCACCTGGGCCACCAGTTTGTGCAGAGGGTGTTTGAGAAGCATGACCAG GACCGTGATGGCGCCCTGTCACCTGCGGAGCTGCAGAGCCTCTTCAGTGTGTTCCCAGCGGCGCCCTGGGGCCCCGAGCTCCTGGGCACGGTCCGCAGCGAGGCCGGCCGGCTACCGCTCCACGGGTACCTTTGCCAGTGGAC gcTGCTGACCTACCTGGATGTCCAGCGCTGCCTCGGGCACCTCGGCTATCTGGGCTACCCCACCCTCTGCGAGGACTCCCAGGCCCAGGCCATCACAG TGACCCGAGAGAAGAGGCTGGACCAGGAGAAGGGGCAGACGCAGCGCAGCGTCCTCATGTGCAAGGTGCTGGGCGCCCGCGGCGTGGGCAAGTCTGCCTTCCTGCAGGCCTTCCTCGGCCACCGCCTGGGG cacCAGGACGCCAGGGAGCCCCCTGTGGAGCCCCCCAGCTATGCCGTCAACACCGTGCAGGTCAACGGGCAGGAGAAGTACCTGATC CTGTGTGAGGTGGGTGCAGACAGCCTGCTGGACGCCTCCCTGGATGCTGCCTGTGACGTTGCCTGCCTGATGTTCGACGGCAGGGACCCAGAGTCCTTCTCGTACTGCGCTGGTGTCTACAAG CGCCATTACATGGACGGGCAGACgccctgcctcttcctctgctCCAAAGCCGACCTGCCCACAGGCGCCACAACGCGTGGCCTGTCACCAGCGGAGTTCTGCCGCAGGCACCGGCTGCCCACCCCCATCCCGTTCTCCTGCGCTGGCCTGGACGAGCCCAGCACTGCCATCTTCACCCGGCTCGCCACCATGGCTGCCTTCCC ACACCTGGCCCGAGCGGAGCTGCGTCCCACCTCCTTCTGGCTCCGGGGGATCCTGGGGCTTGTCGGGGCCGCTGTGGCCGCGGTGCTCAGCTTCTCGCTCTACAGGGTCCTGGTGAAGAGTCGATGA
- the RHOT2 gene encoding mitochondrial Rho GTPase 2 isoform X3 yields the protein MRRDVRILLLGEAQVGKTSLILSLVGEEFPEEVPPRAEEITIPADVTPEKVPTHIVDYSEAEQTDEELQDEIHKIRTKWIPLVNGGTEKGPRVPIILVGNKSDLRPGSSVEAVLPIMNQFPEIETCVECSAKNLRNISELFYYAQKAVLHPTAPLYDPEAKQLRPACVQALTRIFRLSDQDLDQALSDEELNAFQKACFGHPLAPQALEDVKMVVRKNVAGGVRDDRLTLDGFLFLNTLFIQRGRHETTWTILRRFGYSDALELTADYLYPPLHVPPGCSTELNHLGHQFVQRVFEKHDQDRDGALSPAELQSLFSVFPAAPWGPELLGTVRSEAGRLPLHGYLCQWTLLTYLDVQRCLGHLGYLGYPTLCEDSQAQAITVTREKRLDQEKGQTQRSVLMCKVLGARGVGKSAFLQAFLGHRLGHQDAREPPVEPPSYAVNTVQVNGQEKYLILCEVGADSLLDASLDAACDVACLMFDGRDPESFSYCAGVYKRHYMDGQTPCLFLCSKADLPTGATTRGLSPAEFCRRHRLPTPIPFSCAGLDEPSTAIFTRLATMAAFPHLARAELRPTSFWLRGILGLVGAAVAAVLSFSLYRVLVKSR from the exons ATGAGGCGGGACGTGCGCATCCTGCTGCTGGGCGAGG CCCAGGTGGGGAAGACGTCGCTGATCCTGTCGCTGGTGGGCGAGGAGTTCCCCGAGGAG GTCCCTCCCCGGGCAGAGGAGATCACGATCCCCGCAGACGTCACCCCGGAGAAGGTGCCCACCCACATCGTGGATTACTCAG AAGCCGAACAGACTGACGAGGAGCTCCAGGACGAGATCCACAAG ATCCGGACCAAGTGGATCCCGCTGGTGAATGGGGGGACCGAGAAGGGGCCCAG GGTGCCCATCATCTTGGTGGGCAACAAGTCAGATCTGCGGCCGGGGAGCTCCGTGGAAGCCGTGCTTCCCATCATGAACCAGTTCCCCGAGATCGAGACCTGTGTGGAG TGTTCAGCCAAGAACCTGAGGAACATCTCAGAGCTGTTCTACTATGCCCAGAAGGCCGTCCTGCACCCCACAGCACCGCTGTATGACCCTGAGGCCAAGCAG CTGAGGCCCGCGTGCGTCCAGGCCCTCACACGCATCTTCAGGCTCTCAGATCAGGACCTGGACCAGGCACTCAGCGATGAGGAGCTCAATGCCTTCCAG AAAGCCTGTTTCGGGCACCCGCTGGCCCCACAGGCACTGGAGGACGTGAAGATGGTGGTGCGCAAGAACGTGGCAGGCGGCGTGCGGGATGATCGGCTGACCCTGGACG GCTTCCTCTTCCTGAACACCCTCTTCATCCAGCGTGGCCGCCACGAGACCACGTGGACCATCCTGCGGCGCTTCGGCTACAGTGACGCCCTTGAGCTGACGGCCGACTACCTTTACCCGCC GCTCCATGTGCCCCCCGGCTGCAGCACCGAGCTCAACCACCTGGGCCACCAGTTTGTGCAGAGGGTGTTTGAGAAGCATGACCAG GACCGTGATGGCGCCCTGTCACCTGCGGAGCTGCAGAGCCTCTTCAGTGTGTTCCCAGCGGCGCCCTGGGGCCCCGAGCTCCTGGGCACGGTCCGCAGCGAGGCCGGCCGGCTACCGCTCCACGGGTACCTTTGCCAGTGGAC gcTGCTGACCTACCTGGATGTCCAGCGCTGCCTCGGGCACCTCGGCTATCTGGGCTACCCCACCCTCTGCGAGGACTCCCAGGCCCAGGCCATCACAG TGACCCGAGAGAAGAGGCTGGACCAGGAGAAGGGGCAGACGCAGCGCAGCGTCCTCATGTGCAAGGTGCTGGGCGCCCGCGGCGTGGGCAAGTCTGCCTTCCTGCAGGCCTTCCTCGGCCACCGCCTGGGG cacCAGGACGCCAGGGAGCCCCCTGTGGAGCCCCCCAGCTATGCCGTCAACACCGTGCAGGTCAACGGGCAGGAGAAGTACCTGATC CTGTGTGAGGTGGGTGCAGACAGCCTGCTGGACGCCTCCCTGGATGCTGCCTGTGACGTTGCCTGCCTGATGTTCGACGGCAGGGACCCAGAGTCCTTCTCGTACTGCGCTGGTGTCTACAAG CGCCATTACATGGACGGGCAGACgccctgcctcttcctctgctCCAAAGCCGACCTGCCCACAGGCGCCACAACGCGTGGCCTGTCACCAGCGGAGTTCTGCCGCAGGCACCGGCTGCCCACCCCCATCCCGTTCTCCTGCGCTGGCCTGGACGAGCCCAGCACTGCCATCTTCACCCGGCTCGCCACCATGGCTGCCTTCCC ACACCTGGCCCGAGCGGAGCTGCGTCCCACCTCCTTCTGGCTCCGGGGGATCCTGGGGCTTGTCGGGGCCGCTGTGGCCGCGGTGCTCAGCTTCTCGCTCTACAGGGTCCTGGTGAAGAGTCGATGA
- the RHOT2 gene encoding mitochondrial Rho GTPase 2 isoform X4 yields MRRDVRILLLGEAQVGKTSLILSLVGEEFPEEVPPRAEEITIPADVTPEKVPTHIVDYSEAEQTDEELQDEIHKIRTKWIPLVNGGTEKGPRVPIILVGNKSDLRPGSSVEAVLPIMNQFPEIETCVECSAKNLRNISELFYYAQKAVLHPTAPLYDPEAKQLRPACVQALTRIFRLSDQDLDQALSDEELNAFQVQKACFGHPLAPQALEDVKMVVRKNVAGGVRDDRLTLDGFLFLNTLFIQRGRHETTWTILRRFGYSDALELTADYLYPPLHVPPGCSTELNHLGHQFVQRVFEKHDQDRDGALSPAELQSLFSVFPAAPWGPELLGTVRSEAGRLPLHGYLCQWTLLTYLDVQRCLGHLGYLGYPTLCEDSQAQAITVTREKRLDQEKGQTQRSVLMCKVLGARGVGKSAFLQAFLGHRLGHQDAREPPVEPPSYAVNTVQVNGQEKYLILCEVGADSLLDASLDAACDVACLMFDGRDPESFSYCAGVYKRHYMDGQTPCLFLCSKADLPTGATTRGLSPAEFCRRHRLPTPIPFSCAGLDEPSTAIFTRLATMAAFPHLARAELRPTSFWLRGILGLVGAAVAAVLSFSLYRVLVKSR; encoded by the exons ATGAGGCGGGACGTGCGCATCCTGCTGCTGGGCGAGG CCCAGGTGGGGAAGACGTCGCTGATCCTGTCGCTGGTGGGCGAGGAGTTCCCCGAGGAG GTCCCTCCCCGGGCAGAGGAGATCACGATCCCCGCAGACGTCACCCCGGAGAAGGTGCCCACCCACATCGTGGATTACTCAG AAGCCGAACAGACTGACGAGGAGCTCCAGGACGAGATCCACAAG ATCCGGACCAAGTGGATCCCGCTGGTGAATGGGGGGACCGAGAAGGGGCCCAG GGTGCCCATCATCTTGGTGGGCAACAAGTCAGATCTGCGGCCGGGGAGCTCCGTGGAAGCCGTGCTTCCCATCATGAACCAGTTCCCCGAGATCGAGACCTGTGTGGAG TGTTCAGCCAAGAACCTGAGGAACATCTCAGAGCTGTTCTACTATGCCCAGAAGGCCGTCCTGCACCCCACAGCACCGCTGTATGACCCTGAGGCCAAGCAG CTGAGGCCCGCGTGCGTCCAGGCCCTCACACGCATCTTCAGGCTCTCAGATCAGGACCTGGACCAGGCACTCAGCGATGAGGAGCTCAATGCCTTCCAGGT GCAGAAAGCCTGTTTCGGGCACCCGCTGGCCCCACAGGCACTGGAGGACGTGAAGATGGTGGTGCGCAAGAACGTGGCAGGCGGCGTGCGGGATGATCGGCTGACCCTGGACG GCTTCCTCTTCCTGAACACCCTCTTCATCCAGCGTGGCCGCCACGAGACCACGTGGACCATCCTGCGGCGCTTCGGCTACAGTGACGCCCTTGAGCTGACGGCCGACTACCTTTACCCGCC GCTCCATGTGCCCCCCGGCTGCAGCACCGAGCTCAACCACCTGGGCCACCAGTTTGTGCAGAGGGTGTTTGAGAAGCATGACCAG GACCGTGATGGCGCCCTGTCACCTGCGGAGCTGCAGAGCCTCTTCAGTGTGTTCCCAGCGGCGCCCTGGGGCCCCGAGCTCCTGGGCACGGTCCGCAGCGAGGCCGGCCGGCTACCGCTCCACGGGTACCTTTGCCAGTGGAC gcTGCTGACCTACCTGGATGTCCAGCGCTGCCTCGGGCACCTCGGCTATCTGGGCTACCCCACCCTCTGCGAGGACTCCCAGGCCCAGGCCATCACAG TGACCCGAGAGAAGAGGCTGGACCAGGAGAAGGGGCAGACGCAGCGCAGCGTCCTCATGTGCAAGGTGCTGGGCGCCCGCGGCGTGGGCAAGTCTGCCTTCCTGCAGGCCTTCCTCGGCCACCGCCTGGGG cacCAGGACGCCAGGGAGCCCCCTGTGGAGCCCCCCAGCTATGCCGTCAACACCGTGCAGGTCAACGGGCAGGAGAAGTACCTGATC CTGTGTGAGGTGGGTGCAGACAGCCTGCTGGACGCCTCCCTGGATGCTGCCTGTGACGTTGCCTGCCTGATGTTCGACGGCAGGGACCCAGAGTCCTTCTCGTACTGCGCTGGTGTCTACAAG CGCCATTACATGGACGGGCAGACgccctgcctcttcctctgctCCAAAGCCGACCTGCCCACAGGCGCCACAACGCGTGGCCTGTCACCAGCGGAGTTCTGCCGCAGGCACCGGCTGCCCACCCCCATCCCGTTCTCCTGCGCTGGCCTGGACGAGCCCAGCACTGCCATCTTCACCCGGCTCGCCACCATGGCTGCCTTCCC ACACCTGGCCCGAGCGGAGCTGCGTCCCACCTCCTTCTGGCTCCGGGGGATCCTGGGGCTTGTCGGGGCCGCTGTGGCCGCGGTGCTCAGCTTCTCGCTCTACAGGGTCCTGGTGAAGAGTCGATGA
- the RHOT2 gene encoding mitochondrial Rho GTPase 2 isoform X5, which produces MRRDVRILLLGEAQVGKTSLILSLVGEEFPEEVPPRAEEITIPADVTPEKVPTHIVDYSEAEQTDEELQDEIHKANVVCVVYDVSEEATIEKIRTKWIPLVNGGTEKGPRVPIILVGNKSDLRPGSSVEAVLPIMNQFPEIETCVECSAKNLRNISELFYYAQKAVLHPTAPLYDPEAKQKACFGHPLAPQALEDVKMVVRKNVAGGVRDDRLTLDGFLFLNTLFIQRGRHETTWTILRRFGYSDALELTADYLYPPLHVPPGCSTELNHLGHQFVQRVFEKHDQDRDGALSPAELQSLFSVFPAAPWGPELLGTVRSEAGRLPLHGYLCQWTLLTYLDVQRCLGHLGYLGYPTLCEDSQAQAITVTREKRLDQEKGQTQRSVLMCKVLGARGVGKSAFLQAFLGHRLGHQDAREPPVEPPSYAVNTVQVNGQEKYLILCEVGADSLLDASLDAACDVACLMFDGRDPESFSYCAGVYKRHYMDGQTPCLFLCSKADLPTGATTRGLSPAEFCRRHRLPTPIPFSCAGLDEPSTAIFTRLATMAAFPHLARAELRPTSFWLRGILGLVGAAVAAVLSFSLYRVLVKSR; this is translated from the exons ATGAGGCGGGACGTGCGCATCCTGCTGCTGGGCGAGG CCCAGGTGGGGAAGACGTCGCTGATCCTGTCGCTGGTGGGCGAGGAGTTCCCCGAGGAG GTCCCTCCCCGGGCAGAGGAGATCACGATCCCCGCAGACGTCACCCCGGAGAAGGTGCCCACCCACATCGTGGATTACTCAG AAGCCGAACAGACTGACGAGGAGCTCCAGGACGAGATCCACAAG GCAAACGTGGTGTGTGTGGTGTACGATGTCTCCGAGGAGGCCACGATTGAGAAG ATCCGGACCAAGTGGATCCCGCTGGTGAATGGGGGGACCGAGAAGGGGCCCAG GGTGCCCATCATCTTGGTGGGCAACAAGTCAGATCTGCGGCCGGGGAGCTCCGTGGAAGCCGTGCTTCCCATCATGAACCAGTTCCCCGAGATCGAGACCTGTGTGGAG TGTTCAGCCAAGAACCTGAGGAACATCTCAGAGCTGTTCTACTATGCCCAGAAGGCCGTCCTGCACCCCACAGCACCGCTGTATGACCCTGAGGCCAAGCAG AAAGCCTGTTTCGGGCACCCGCTGGCCCCACAGGCACTGGAGGACGTGAAGATGGTGGTGCGCAAGAACGTGGCAGGCGGCGTGCGGGATGATCGGCTGACCCTGGACG GCTTCCTCTTCCTGAACACCCTCTTCATCCAGCGTGGCCGCCACGAGACCACGTGGACCATCCTGCGGCGCTTCGGCTACAGTGACGCCCTTGAGCTGACGGCCGACTACCTTTACCCGCC GCTCCATGTGCCCCCCGGCTGCAGCACCGAGCTCAACCACCTGGGCCACCAGTTTGTGCAGAGGGTGTTTGAGAAGCATGACCAG GACCGTGATGGCGCCCTGTCACCTGCGGAGCTGCAGAGCCTCTTCAGTGTGTTCCCAGCGGCGCCCTGGGGCCCCGAGCTCCTGGGCACGGTCCGCAGCGAGGCCGGCCGGCTACCGCTCCACGGGTACCTTTGCCAGTGGAC gcTGCTGACCTACCTGGATGTCCAGCGCTGCCTCGGGCACCTCGGCTATCTGGGCTACCCCACCCTCTGCGAGGACTCCCAGGCCCAGGCCATCACAG TGACCCGAGAGAAGAGGCTGGACCAGGAGAAGGGGCAGACGCAGCGCAGCGTCCTCATGTGCAAGGTGCTGGGCGCCCGCGGCGTGGGCAAGTCTGCCTTCCTGCAGGCCTTCCTCGGCCACCGCCTGGGG cacCAGGACGCCAGGGAGCCCCCTGTGGAGCCCCCCAGCTATGCCGTCAACACCGTGCAGGTCAACGGGCAGGAGAAGTACCTGATC CTGTGTGAGGTGGGTGCAGACAGCCTGCTGGACGCCTCCCTGGATGCTGCCTGTGACGTTGCCTGCCTGATGTTCGACGGCAGGGACCCAGAGTCCTTCTCGTACTGCGCTGGTGTCTACAAG CGCCATTACATGGACGGGCAGACgccctgcctcttcctctgctCCAAAGCCGACCTGCCCACAGGCGCCACAACGCGTGGCCTGTCACCAGCGGAGTTCTGCCGCAGGCACCGGCTGCCCACCCCCATCCCGTTCTCCTGCGCTGGCCTGGACGAGCCCAGCACTGCCATCTTCACCCGGCTCGCCACCATGGCTGCCTTCCC ACACCTGGCCCGAGCGGAGCTGCGTCCCACCTCCTTCTGGCTCCGGGGGATCCTGGGGCTTGTCGGGGCCGCTGTGGCCGCGGTGCTCAGCTTCTCGCTCTACAGGGTCCTGGTGAAGAGTCGATGA
- the RHOT2 gene encoding mitochondrial Rho GTPase 2 isoform X2, protein MRRDVRILLLGEAQVGKTSLILSLVGEEFPEEVPPRAEEITIPADVTPEKVPTHIVDYSEAEQTDEELQDEIHKANVVCVVYDVSEEATIEKIRTKWIPLVNGGTEKGPRVPIILVGNKSDLRPGSSVEAVLPIMNQFPEIETCVECSAKNLRNISELFYYAQKAVLHPTAPLYDPEAKQLRPACVQALTRIFRLSDQDLDQALSDEELNAFQVQKACFGHPLAPQALEDVKMVVRKNVAGGVRDDRLTLDGFLFLNTLFIQRGRHETTWTILRRFGYSDALELTADYLYPPLHVPPGCSTELNHLGHQFVQRVFEKHDQDRDGALSPAELQSLFSVFPAAPWGPELLGTVRSEAGRLPLHGYLCQWTLLTYLDVQRCLGHLGYLGYPTLCEDSQAQAITVTREKRLDQEKGQTQRSVLMCKVLGARGVGKSAFLQAFLGHRLGHQDAREPPVEPPSYAVNTVQVNGQEKYLILCEVGADSLLDASLDAACDVACLMFDGRDPESFSYCAGVYKRHYMDGQTPCLFLCSKADLPTGATTRGLSPAEFCRRHRLPTPIPFSCAGLDEPSTAIFTRLATMAAFPHLARAELRPTSFWLRGILGLVGAAVAAVLSFSLYRVLVKSR, encoded by the exons ATGAGGCGGGACGTGCGCATCCTGCTGCTGGGCGAGG CCCAGGTGGGGAAGACGTCGCTGATCCTGTCGCTGGTGGGCGAGGAGTTCCCCGAGGAG GTCCCTCCCCGGGCAGAGGAGATCACGATCCCCGCAGACGTCACCCCGGAGAAGGTGCCCACCCACATCGTGGATTACTCAG AAGCCGAACAGACTGACGAGGAGCTCCAGGACGAGATCCACAAG GCAAACGTGGTGTGTGTGGTGTACGATGTCTCCGAGGAGGCCACGATTGAGAAG ATCCGGACCAAGTGGATCCCGCTGGTGAATGGGGGGACCGAGAAGGGGCCCAG GGTGCCCATCATCTTGGTGGGCAACAAGTCAGATCTGCGGCCGGGGAGCTCCGTGGAAGCCGTGCTTCCCATCATGAACCAGTTCCCCGAGATCGAGACCTGTGTGGAG TGTTCAGCCAAGAACCTGAGGAACATCTCAGAGCTGTTCTACTATGCCCAGAAGGCCGTCCTGCACCCCACAGCACCGCTGTATGACCCTGAGGCCAAGCAG CTGAGGCCCGCGTGCGTCCAGGCCCTCACACGCATCTTCAGGCTCTCAGATCAGGACCTGGACCAGGCACTCAGCGATGAGGAGCTCAATGCCTTCCAGGT GCAGAAAGCCTGTTTCGGGCACCCGCTGGCCCCACAGGCACTGGAGGACGTGAAGATGGTGGTGCGCAAGAACGTGGCAGGCGGCGTGCGGGATGATCGGCTGACCCTGGACG GCTTCCTCTTCCTGAACACCCTCTTCATCCAGCGTGGCCGCCACGAGACCACGTGGACCATCCTGCGGCGCTTCGGCTACAGTGACGCCCTTGAGCTGACGGCCGACTACCTTTACCCGCC GCTCCATGTGCCCCCCGGCTGCAGCACCGAGCTCAACCACCTGGGCCACCAGTTTGTGCAGAGGGTGTTTGAGAAGCATGACCAG GACCGTGATGGCGCCCTGTCACCTGCGGAGCTGCAGAGCCTCTTCAGTGTGTTCCCAGCGGCGCCCTGGGGCCCCGAGCTCCTGGGCACGGTCCGCAGCGAGGCCGGCCGGCTACCGCTCCACGGGTACCTTTGCCAGTGGAC gcTGCTGACCTACCTGGATGTCCAGCGCTGCCTCGGGCACCTCGGCTATCTGGGCTACCCCACCCTCTGCGAGGACTCCCAGGCCCAGGCCATCACAG TGACCCGAGAGAAGAGGCTGGACCAGGAGAAGGGGCAGACGCAGCGCAGCGTCCTCATGTGCAAGGTGCTGGGCGCCCGCGGCGTGGGCAAGTCTGCCTTCCTGCAGGCCTTCCTCGGCCACCGCCTGGGG cacCAGGACGCCAGGGAGCCCCCTGTGGAGCCCCCCAGCTATGCCGTCAACACCGTGCAGGTCAACGGGCAGGAGAAGTACCTGATC CTGTGTGAGGTGGGTGCAGACAGCCTGCTGGACGCCTCCCTGGATGCTGCCTGTGACGTTGCCTGCCTGATGTTCGACGGCAGGGACCCAGAGTCCTTCTCGTACTGCGCTGGTGTCTACAAG CGCCATTACATGGACGGGCAGACgccctgcctcttcctctgctCCAAAGCCGACCTGCCCACAGGCGCCACAACGCGTGGCCTGTCACCAGCGGAGTTCTGCCGCAGGCACCGGCTGCCCACCCCCATCCCGTTCTCCTGCGCTGGCCTGGACGAGCCCAGCACTGCCATCTTCACCCGGCTCGCCACCATGGCTGCCTTCCC ACACCTGGCCCGAGCGGAGCTGCGTCCCACCTCCTTCTGGCTCCGGGGGATCCTGGGGCTTGTCGGGGCCGCTGTGGCCGCGGTGCTCAGCTTCTCGCTCTACAGGGTCCTGGTGAAGAGTCGATGA